One Haloterrigena salifodinae DNA window includes the following coding sequences:
- a CDS encoding ABC transporter substrate-binding protein — translation MPLDITVGGDGTDPDGDAVARRRLLKAVGVGTTVGIAGCGRDGGNEDEDGDDDSGDAELIGPDGTQVELLLACIEGNDAVETAAEIIAAEVADLGVAVSLERVSYDRLLRQYVRNRYLGDGDPEWTAGPNNAGPREETASESAWDLMFGVAFNTYPRTPAAIDAFWLERAPTNYYGYVPEADIESRLEAFRTTTDPDERRAPIAEVLGALSEEQPVNFLAMSDDVIGYRRSVRGPVEAFGGNWDSATWYVDEDGDGNENEGGPTASDEWVWGVEGEAEGLYFPERTDSRATARINLTLDGAYDVDENGTVRPLWMDITDTGSGQVYVCELRDTLRWGDDYGRMTADDWVYQIENVHTIDGGRDHPWNEPTPPSNRVDDWAAVENVEQTSESEFQLELESVNPDFPLEPVLWGSYCAPKELYEAHVPDADALRASDAFAELSFTGNLGPYTLERWDRTQEFVTARNEEYYMREHADDVDDAWRDAPYFERYSYRVIGDRTDRLEALADGELTATSIPPERYADIREADAVEIYEIPQPFLTIVAYNQRANGWAELRTREVRQALSMAVEKPAITEDAFRGLAEWTHTFQPRWSSWYDDSQITPFGVDKSYDKDRARELLAEHTTSGYEYEPA, via the coding sequence ATGCCACTGGATATCACAGTCGGCGGGGACGGGACCGATCCCGACGGCGACGCAGTGGCCAGACGACGGCTTCTGAAGGCGGTCGGGGTCGGAACGACGGTCGGCATCGCCGGCTGCGGGCGCGACGGCGGTAACGAGGATGAAGACGGAGACGACGACAGCGGCGACGCGGAGTTGATCGGACCCGACGGAACGCAAGTGGAACTGCTACTCGCGTGTATCGAGGGGAACGACGCGGTGGAGACGGCCGCCGAGATCATCGCGGCGGAGGTCGCGGATCTCGGCGTCGCGGTCTCCCTCGAGCGCGTCAGCTACGATCGGCTCCTCCGGCAGTACGTGCGAAACCGGTACCTCGGCGACGGTGACCCCGAGTGGACTGCGGGACCGAACAACGCCGGACCGCGCGAGGAAACCGCGAGCGAATCGGCCTGGGACCTCATGTTCGGGGTCGCGTTCAACACGTATCCGCGAACGCCCGCCGCGATCGACGCGTTCTGGCTCGAGCGGGCGCCGACCAACTACTACGGGTACGTTCCCGAGGCCGACATCGAGTCGCGACTCGAAGCGTTCCGCACGACAACCGATCCGGACGAGCGGCGAGCGCCGATCGCCGAGGTCCTCGGCGCGTTGAGCGAGGAGCAGCCGGTGAATTTCCTCGCGATGTCGGACGACGTTATCGGGTACCGACGCTCGGTTCGCGGTCCGGTCGAAGCCTTCGGGGGGAACTGGGACAGCGCGACCTGGTACGTGGACGAGGACGGGGACGGAAACGAAAACGAAGGCGGCCCCACCGCCTCCGACGAGTGGGTCTGGGGCGTGGAAGGCGAGGCCGAGGGGCTGTACTTTCCCGAGCGCACCGACAGCAGGGCCACCGCGCGGATCAACCTGACCTTGGACGGAGCCTACGACGTCGACGAAAACGGCACCGTCCGACCGCTGTGGATGGATATTACCGACACCGGCAGCGGCCAGGTATACGTCTGCGAACTCCGGGACACCCTCCGGTGGGGCGACGACTACGGCCGGATGACTGCCGACGACTGGGTGTACCAGATCGAGAACGTCCACACCATCGACGGCGGGCGTGACCACCCCTGGAACGAGCCCACCCCGCCCTCGAACCGGGTTGACGATTGGGCGGCGGTCGAAAACGTCGAGCAAACGAGCGAGTCCGAGTTCCAGCTCGAGCTCGAGTCGGTCAACCCCGACTTTCCGCTGGAACCGGTTCTCTGGGGATCGTACTGCGCGCCGAAGGAACTCTACGAGGCGCACGTTCCCGACGCCGACGCGCTCCGCGCGAGCGACGCGTTCGCCGAACTCAGCTTCACGGGGAACCTCGGCCCGTACACGCTCGAGCGATGGGATCGCACGCAGGAGTTCGTTACCGCGCGCAACGAGGAGTACTACATGCGTGAACACGCCGACGACGTGGACGACGCGTGGCGCGACGCGCCGTATTTCGAACGCTACAGCTACCGAGTGATCGGGGACCGAACGGACCGCCTCGAGGCGCTCGCGGACGGGGAGCTCACGGCGACGTCGATCCCGCCGGAACGCTACGCGGATATTCGAGAGGCGGATGCCGTCGAGATCTACGAGATTCCGCAGCCGTTCCTGACGATCGTCGCGTACAATCAACGCGCAAATGGGTGGGCGGAACTGCGGACCCGCGAGGTCCGACAGGCCCTCTCCATGGCCGTCGAGAAACCGGCGATCACCGAGGACGCGTTCCGCGGACTCGCCGAGTGGACCCACACGTTCCAGCCGCGGTGGTCGAGTTGGTACGACGACTCGCAGATTACGCCGTTCGGGGTCGACAAGTCGTACGACAAGGACCGGGCCCGCGAGTTGCTCGCGGAACATACGACCTCCGGGTACGAGTACGAACCCGCGTAG